The following proteins come from a genomic window of Metarhizium brunneum chromosome 2, complete sequence:
- the pos5 gene encoding NADH kinase pos5, with amino-acid sequence MSRRQLLQELLASTRQSGLGGQPRAPASLPRRRTTSETPTCSSRHNFSTSLPLRSAQVHSVNELPDRTFPRYLQSTKPGSSLLSLHWPRPPRNLLLVQKLYAPDVTESVIKFAKHIRTDYPDVNLVVEPRIAAVIRNHLPFPIYVSDSRSNTAGKIDVIATFGGDGTVLRAASLFKLHGSVPPILSFSMGTLGFLGEWNFSEYRKAWREMYMSGSDVASVQDAAVPIDNGRDERMAANTPADVAGWERLRGKSLGVGRASKILLRHRLKADIFDRSGDNINHQVSDTLAHQHKSSIAGTQEPSPSLRAINEISVHRGSHPHLAIVDIYQNGHFLTETIADGILISTPTGSTAYSLSAGGPIVHPLVKSLLITPISPCSLSFRSLVLPLDTKVTLRMSPKNRGRELDLNIDGKRCAGVLPGSEIRVEGEFVGRAGPGEEWHGGVPCIIRTEDDDPWVGGLNGLLKFNHPFGREPPSDEFSD; translated from the coding sequence ATGTCCAGGCGTCAGCTGCTGCAGGAGCTTCTCGCCTCCACACGCCAGTCCGGTCTCGGTGGACAACCCAGAGCTCCAGCATCACTGCCACGAAGGCGAACAACGTCAGAAACACCAACATGCAGCTCACGCCACAACTTCTCGACGAGCCTCCCCCTACGCAGCGCACAAGTCCATAGCGTTAATGAGCTTCCCGACCGCACCTTCCCACGCTACCTTCAGAGCACGAAACCCGGCTCGTCGCTGTTGTCGCTCCATTGGCCGCGGCCACCTCGGAATCTACTCCTTGTGCAAAAGCTCTACGCGCCTGATGTGACCGAGTCTGTCATCAAGTTTGCCAAACACATTCGCACAGACTACCCAGACGTCAATCTCGTCGTGGAGCCGCGTATTGCGGCCGTTATTCGCAACCACCTCCCGTTCCCCATCTACGTATCCGATAGCCGGTCCAACACTGCGGGCAAAATCGATGTCATCGCCACCTTTGGTGGGGACGGAACGGTCCTTCGAGCTGCGAGCTTGTTCAAACTGCATGGCTCCGTGCCTCCAATCTTGTCCTTTAGCATGGGCACGCTGGGCTTTCTGGGGGAATGGAATTTCAGCGAGTATAGGAAGGCATGGAGGGAAATGTACATGAGTGGGAGTGATGTGGCTTCAGTGCAGGATGCTGCTGTGCCCATAGACAACGGGAGGGATGAGCGTATGGCGGCCAACACCCCGGCTGATGTTGCCGGGTGGGAGAGGCTGCGCGGAAAGAGCCTGGGTGTTGGCCGGGCATCCAAGATTTTGCTGCGACACCGACTCAAAGCCGACATTTTTGATCGCTCGGGGGATAACATTAACCACCAGGTGTCTGATACGCTGGCCCACCAGCACAAATCCAGCATCGCCGGGACCCAGGAGCCGTCACCCTCTCTCCGTGCCATCAACGAGATATCCGTCCACAGAGGATCTCACCCGCACTTGGCCATTGTCGATATATACCAAAACGGCCACTTTTTGACAGAGACCATTGCAGACGGCATCCTCATCAGCACGCCGACTGGCTCAACAGCATACAGCCTCAGCGCCGGCGGGCCTATAGTTCACCCACTTGTCAAGTCACTCCTCATCACGCCTATATCCCCGTGTAGTCTGAGCTTCAGATCGCTTGTGCTGCCCCTCGATACCAAAGTCACGCTACGAATGAGCCCAAAAAATAGAGGTCGAGAGCTAGATCTTAACATTGATGGGAAACGATGCGCCGGTGTCTTGCCGGGTTCAGAGATTCGCGTCGAGGGCGAATTTGTTGGTAGAGCCGGGCCGGGAGAGGAGTGGCATGGCGGTGTGCCATGTATAATCCGTACAGAGGATGATGATCCGTGGGTAGGCGGACTGAATGGGTTGTTGAAATTCAACCACCCGTTTGGGAGGGAGCCGCCAAGCGATGAGTTTTCTGACTAG
- the NT5E gene encoding 5'-nucleotidase yields the protein MKIAATLAVLAIGPVALADDVLYSSRFSKRGLLPNGNYNLSFFHVNDVHAHLDQYTKAGADCTDATKGCFGGYARIKTKVHELQKQNPDHLWLNAGDEFQGTLFYTFYGGEKIAETINDLKFDAMTLGNHEWDGGDENLGKFLKNLTFPIVSCNVKSTVKDLNETIKNYHIFEKHDLAVIGATTETTPNIANVGKGTTFLDPIPEIQKAIYEIRNTTKVKRIVALTHLGYEVDQKLAQQTEGLSLIIGGHSHTLLGNMDKAEGKYPTIVKDKGGNEVFVVTSYRWGEYLGSIEMTFDDNGRALSYHGAPIHMDNTTSLEKNLQKNITAWRGPFEKYAAEVIGSTKNVLDQTACQKGDCLLGQVMADAMLEYRQNQTNGTADKPDFAIINAGGIRATIDEGNITRGQVITSFPFGNAVTQLKYSGADLRKILEGCVSRVSQFNQKKTSSWFQVSGNIVVEYNESRDAGSRLVRATVGGKALDDKTDYNVVTVDFVAGGGDNLLKPATEFVTLESLDQVLVAYIGAHTPLQNALQKRVVSSNGTAGGGAGDGGKASNGESKGASLRAPRLLVGLSFLEALVL from the exons ATGAAGATCGCTGCGACGCTGGCCGTATTGGCAATTGGCCCTGTTGCCCTCGCCGATGATGTTCTTTACAGCAGTCGCTTCTCGAAGCGTGGCTTGCTCCCGAACGGCAATTACAATCTCT CATTCTTTCACGTCAACGACGTCCATGCCCATCTGGACCAGTACACCAAAGCCGGCGCAGACTGCACAGATGCCACAAAAGGCTGCTTCGGAGGCTACGCCCgcatcaagaccaaggtCCATGAGCTGCAGAAACAGAACCCTGACCACCTGTGGCTGAACGCAGGCGATGAATTCCAAGGCACCCTGTTCTATACGTTCTATGGTGGGGAAAAGATTGCCGAGACTATCAACGACCTGAAATTCGATGCCATGACCCTGGGCAATCACGAATGGGACGGAGGCGACGAGAATCTTGGCAAGTTCTTGAAGAACTTGACTTTCCCCATCGTCTCCTGCAACGTCAAGAGCACCGTCAAGGACTTGAACGAGACCATCAAGAACTACCACATCTTCGAAAAGCATGATCTCGCCGTTATTGGTGCCACGACCGAGACCACGCCCAACATTGCCAATGTTGGCAAGGGAACCACCTTTCTTGACCCGATTCCAGAGATCCAAAAGGCCATTTATGAGATCCGTAACACAACCAAGGTCAAGCGCATAGTCGCACTCACCCACCTCGGCTACGAGGTAGACCAGAAGCTTGCCCAGCAAACGGAGGGCCTCTCACTCATCATTGGCGGCCACAGCCACACATTGCTGGGcaacatggacaaggccgagggAAAATACCCTACcattgtcaaggacaagggcggCAATGAAGTCTTTGTCGTCACCTCCTACCGATGGGGCGAGTACCTGGGCTCAATCGAGATGACCTTTGATGACAACGGCAGGGCCTTGTCCTACCACGGAGCACCCATCCACATGGACAACACCACCTCCCTAGAAAAGAACCTCCAAAAAAACATCACCGCCTGGAGAGGCCCCTTTGAGAAGTACGCCGCCGAGGTCATCGGGAGCACAAAGAACGTCCTGGACCAGACGGCGTGCCAAAAGGGCGACTGTCTGCTGGGCCAAGTCATGGCCGACGCAATGCTCGAGTACCGCCAGAACCAGACCAACGGCACCGCCGACAAGCCCGacttcgccatcatcaacgccggcggcatcCGGGCCACCATTGACGAGGGAAACATTACCCGCGGGCAAGTCATCACCTCGTTCCCGTTCGGCAACGCCGTCACCCAACTCAAGTACTCTGGCGCCGATCTGCGCAAGATCCTCGAAGGCTGCGTCTCCCGCGTCAGCCAGTTCAATCAGAAAAAGACATCCTCCTGGTTCCAGGTCTCTGGCAACATTGTCGTCGAGTACAACGAGAGCAGAGACGCCGGGTCCAGGCTGGTCAGGGCTACCGTCGGCGGCAAGGCGCTGGACGACAAGACCGACTACAATGTCGTCACGGTCGATTttgtcgccggcggcggcgataACCTCCTGAAGCCTGCTACCGAGTTTGTCACCCTCGAGTCGCTGGACCAGGTTCTCGTCGCGTACATCGGGGCGCACACGCCGCTTCAGAACGCTCTGCAGAAGCGTGTTGTTTCTTCAAACGGCACGGCGGGAGGGGGTGCTGGAGACGGGGGCAAGGCTTCAAATGGAGAGTCTAAGGGTGCGAGCTTGCGGGCGCCTCGGCTTTTGGTTGGCCTGTCTTTTCTGGAAGCGCTTGTTTTGTGA